Genomic window (Phragmites australis chromosome 21, lpPhrAust1.1, whole genome shotgun sequence):
GCAAGAAACAGAGCATCACAGGAGGCTACAGGAGTGGCAGCTGGTACGGAGGCTTGAGCCCGTGAGATTCTAAGggcaaatttggaaatttagacaacatacgcgaccgtatttgcgaaattagacaacatgtcgacgtatttgcaaatctagcactcgtattcggtacctcaaattCCGAAATTTGGATTTCGGAAACTGAAATTCCGaaaacaccgtattcggcaactgaggtgccgaatacggcccacagtgccgtattcggcacctcagttgccgaatacagccggCCACCCATCCCATCCCCTTTTTCCCGCGTCCCATCAATCATTTTCGCGTCACATCAATCATTTTCACCATTTTTTGCAACCCGTGGCcggatgcatgcatgattttgGCAACCCGTGATGTTTGGCACGGCCCGAGGAGAGGTGAATAAATGGAGTTCGTCAGAGAAGAGAGTAGCAGCAGAGTAGAGAAGggagcagcagagcagagaagggagTAGCAGCAGCTCAAGTATAGaaagcagcagaagaggagcaacgcgatcagcagcagcggcagtttAATACTTCGAGAGCACTCACTTCCATACCGGTTAGTTATTAGATTACCTatttaatacttaggttagtaatagtatttagagtaattagcttatttggttagtcTGTTTCGAAGTAGATTAGTTCTTTCAGAAGTAGATTGtgattgtttaatccgttcaattacatgGAGGTCCCATGGAGGtcggtggtaggacacctctcccggcaattgatgaggcactgctcacaggtctcgtcgaccgctggcgtcctgagacacacactttccactttccttttggtgagatggcagTAACACtgcgggacgtggccatgctgaccgggctgccaattaggggtgccccgttaatagtttcgcgacccgcaagggagcagtggaagggttatgttgcagataggtaattatttgttatgtaatgcacttaaaatattacagtgctattaaagcgtcattgaccatctgcatcttataggtttggtgtgcaatacgacgggaaggatgctggcctctccatgtcctgggttcatgggctgacacagttcggtccatgcccactggATGCGGACGAGAATACACTTATGCAACACTATAAGGTGTACTTATACGTCCTgctcggaggcatcatgttctgcaacacggcaggcgattatgtcgtcccacatattgtatggttagcagcccacctcgcgtcacatccttatgagcctacatcttacagttggggatctgcagtgttggctgcaacctacagaggattgtgtgatgcaacccagtgAACAAAGAGGAAGGCAACCATTACAGGGTGCTTACATCTCTTACAGTtatggagttgggagtacctcccggtttccagaccttgggtgctcaagtgctactacccagttcacatctctgatggcattgcagatgatataaggccaacgatggggtatcggtggattcatgccaggctaagatggagtcagcagcaagaccatggtaactactccaggGTGATAAGTGACCTGGACATCCTTAGCGCTGATCTAGTGgattgggatccatggcgtatggcacgagtaaaagaaattgcagatggtggactcctggcatcctcttgtagccgtgacgcagacttatggttgaccacatgcttcttgttgtacatgaactgcgtggaagtatattctccagaacgtgtacagaggcagttcgggtaccgacaggtggtgcctGTTCCAGCACCACGAGACGCCggacgggcgcacgagtaagtgtgttattgtatattgccttagtacattggttatccatgttaacaaattataactgtttatgtcacgtacaggtgGAGCTCAAAGGGGGGCGGAGGCACGCAGGACTGGGCATCCAAGAATGCCGAGTACATACGGAGGTGGACAGAATCAGCTGCGGTGGATGTCATCATtactgctggacaatacgacgaggccacgtactgggactaccttgcttggtaccgtccgcgcacgcgtgccaccttactcagcggacctgtacagccgagccccagacccttccccgaggatcgtgcccgcctacttcatgttgtggtaagtgatgcgttacttatattggttttctttggaaaatctctgtattactgacatgtccctcatcttatacagactgaagaggcgtatgagatgcatacgcaAGCGGATCAACCTTTTGGGGAACCAAGCAGGTCATCATCGCAGAGGGATCGTAACCCTCTCCGGGAGTACATGAGGACAAGAGGATCCCGCTTCCTAaacgctatacgtggtctaggtgggtgtgccccgcaatggagggggtacgaccaacatgccatggacccgtctcgtgcctcccacagcaggcggtcctcccacagcaggcggtcATCCAGTGCTCGTGAGGAACCCGTCCGGTCAGAATCATGACATACATCTTCAGCTTCGGCGCGTCATGTCTCATGTTCCGGTGCTGAGGCTgaggagtgcacgcagcctCCTGCGCCCGAGCAGGTTACGCTGGGTTCACTAGCACATCcggctacgatgacacctccaGCTGTAGCATCTACTCATCAGGAGGACGTCGTTGACTACACGCAGCagaccccttgctggagcgACCCTAATGCTTTTGACTGGGGTGCTGCAATGCATGCGACCGCCACCTTCACTGATCTACTCGGCGAATAGTCCTCCCATGATCTCAATGAACCTGGAAGTTCACATTGGTACCAGCatggcgagccttcggcacactggactccatcggagcacgttctagggccgtccacacttccgcacgaggatccttcggcatggtacatgcagaGCCGAGTAAGCGGggcgggatacacgttcggtggggttcccacagggcaggcagatgatgatgaagatgaccaagggcacgcaaggcaggggcctgcgcaggctgctgggatgagagccacac
Coding sequences:
- the LOC133903650 gene encoding protein MAIN-LIKE 1-like, producing MAVTLRDVAMLTGLPIRGAPLIVSRPAREQWKGYVADRFGVQYDGKDAGLSMSWVHGLTQFGPCPLDADENTLMQHYKVYLYVLLGGIMFCNTAGDYVVPHIVWLAAHLASHPYEPTSYSWGSAVLAATYRGLCDATQ